TTGGGGGGAGTGCGTAGGCTGGGAGAGAGTCACCCACACACCGGTGCGACACTGGTACAGGGGGCCTGACGGGCAGACCTCCGAAATTCTTGGGGGCTCAAACGGGGCGGCAATTCCCCTGCGATGGGGGAAAAGAGACCCCCCAACCGGCTAAGGCCGGGGGGCCAACGTCACCGCACGACGTCGAAACCATCACTACTCCCATACCTGGCGGGCCGGCCGTCATGAATCCGGCTCGTCAGACTTGGTAACCCTATTTAGCGAATGTCGTGCCAGCTCCTCGAAATTCTCAAAAATCGCTTTAAATCATGGCGATATCAAAAACAACCCGCCCCTTTGAGGAACAGGGCGGATGGCGCGGCCGGAACATTTTTGGGGGGAAAACCCACAAATTTGTCGCATAGGAACCAGCCCCATCCAGTCAGATTCCCAGCCACCGGCCCGACTAACGGATAGAAAAAGGGCGCCCCAGCGGGAGCGCCCTTTAAGGCTGAGGGAAGGCTTCCCCCGGTGGCGGCACTGCCCCCCGAAGCCTCCGACCTAGAACTTCACCGCAATATCTTCATCCAGAAGCATGTACTGGCAGGCCAGACGCCACACCGGGGCCACATCTTTCACTTCCAGATCGGCCAGATCGCTTTTTTTGATCTTGCCCGCCAGAACCAGGGCCACCTTTTCCTTTTCCGTCAGGTGGGTGGCCAGGGGCGGCTTGTGTCCCAGGGGCATGACCTGAACCGCACAGGAGCCGCAATTGCCTTCCTGACACTCAAAGTCAATGGGCAGCTTATGGTCCTTGGCCAATTGCAACAGGGTGCCCCGGGAACCGGTGACCGCATAAACGGTGACGTCTTTTTTCAGTTTCGGGGAAATGAAGGTTACGTTGGGCATGGAAGACTCCGCATAAAAAAGCCCCGCCCGGCCCCCCCAAAGGGGGCATGGGGGCGGGGCTGGGGGTTAGCGCACCACGTCGAAGCTGAGGCCCTTGGTATCTTGGTCCAGCACGTCGAAGATCTTGTCCAGAATCTTCACCAGCACATTCAGGCCGCCTTGGTAGCCCCAGATGGGGAAGCGGTGATGATGGTGCCGATCGAAGATGGGGAAGCCGATACGGATCAGAGGCACCCCCGTATCCCGTTCCAGGAACTTGCCGTGGGAGGAACCGATGAGGAAGTCCGTGGGTTCCGTGGCCATCAGGGAACGGAGGTGCCACAGATCCTTGCCAGCGTAGAGCTTGGCTTCCTTGCCGAAGGGGCTGGCTTCCAGCAGGGCATTCAGGGCGGCATCAAATTCCTTGGTGGAATTGGTCACCACGATGTGCTTGGGCTCGGCCCCCACTTCCAGGAGGAAGCTCACCAGACCGTAGACCATGTCCGGATCGCCGAACAGGGAGAAGGTCTTGCCGTGGAGATAGGCCTGGGAGTCGGCGATGGCATCCACCAGCCGGCCCCGTTCCTTTTCCAAGGATTCAGGGATGGGCTTGCCGGTGACCCGGGACACTTCCATAAGGAAGGCGTCCGTAGCCGTCACCCCGATGGGGTTGTGCAGGGCCACCACTTCCTGGCCCGCCGTCTTGATGAATTCCCCGGTCTTGGCGGTGCAGAAGCCTTGCAGCAGGAAGGTGGCCTTGGCGTTAATGGCCGCCTTACCCGCTTCGATGGTGGTACCCCCGTCGTACATGCGGAATTCCCCATCCGCCGGGGTATCGAACACATCGGAAGGATCGGAGAGCAGGGTGAAATCCACGCCCATCATGCTCAGCATGCGCTTGATTTCCCGATTGTTGCCCACGCAGTAGCCGTCAAAGCCCCCATTGACGTTGATGGCGTTGCTTTCCTTCCGTTCCTGACCGGCCCACAGGTTGGTCAGCATGCCCTTGAGCATGTTGTCGTAACCGGTGATGTGGCTGCCCACGAAGGAAGGGGTGTGGGCGAAGGGCACCCGGAATTCTTCCGGGATGGAACCCTTTTGCTTGGCGGTCTTGATGAAGGCGTCCAAGTCATCGCCGATCACTTCCGCCATGCAGGTGGTGGACACGGCAATCATCTTGGGCTTGTAGAGGGCGTAGGCGTTGGCCAGACCGTCCACCATGTTGTTCATGCCGCCGAACACGGCCGCGTCTTCCGTCATGGAGTCGGAAACGCAGGAGGAAGGTTCTTTGAAGTGGCGGTTGAAGTGGGAGCGGAAGTAGGCCACGCAGCCTTGGGAACCATGCACATAGGGCAGGGTGCCTTCAAAGCCGGAGGCGCACAGCACGGCGCCCAGGGGCTGGCAGGCCTTGGCCGGATTGACGGTCAGGGCTTCCCGCTTGAAATTGATTTCCCGGTATTCCCAGGACTTGGTCCAGGCTTCGGTTTCCTTCACCTTGTCGGCGCAGGGAGCCTCTTCGAAGGCCTTTTTCCGGGCCATCAGGTCCTGATACTCGGGCTGCTTAAACAGCTCGTTGTGGTCGAGCACTTTGTCAGCGGATTGCGGCATTTTGAATCTCCTTTTTACGCCCCGGGCGGTCATCCCCGCACCAATGGCGCTTCAAGTTTCCGACCGCTTCCTAACCCGGCGCTGCCAAGCGGCGGGCATGAAGGGCGGACTGGGTGCTGCGGGCGGCCGGGCTTATTTCTTCCAGGGCGCCTTGGTCATGGACCAGACCGGGCTGTTGATGGCCATGTCCATATCCCGAGCGAAGATGGCGAAGCCGTCATAGCCGTGGTACGGACCGGAATAGTCCCAGGAGTGCATTTGCCGGAAGGGCACACCCATTTTCTGGAAGATGTACTTTTCCTTGACCCCGGAACCCACCAGATCGGGACGGATTTTTTCCACGAACTTTTCCAGTTCGAAGCCATTCACGTCGTCATAGATCAGGGTGCCGTCTTTGACGTAGTGGGTGGTACGCTGGTAGTCATCGCCGTGGGCGAATTCGTAACCGGCCCCCACCACTTCCATACCCAGATCTTCGTAGGCGCCCACCACGTGACGGGGACGCAGACCGCCCACGTAGAGCATGACCTTCTTGCCGTCCAGACGGGGCTTGTACTTGGCGATCACCCCATCCACCAGGGGTTGATACTGGGCGATGAGCTTTTCCGCGTTTTCCTTGATCTTGTCGTCGAAGTGGGAAGCGATTTCCCGCAGGGAGGCAGCGATCTTGGTGGGTCCGAAGAAGTTGTATTCCACCCAAGGAATCCCGTACTTCTCTTCCATGTGCCGGCTGATGTAGTTCATGGACCGGTAGCAGTGGAGCAGGTTGAGCTTCACCTTGGGGGTCTTTTCCATTTCCTTCAGGGAACCGTCCCCGGACCACTGGGCGACCACGCGCAGGCCCAGCTGTTCCAGCAGGATGCGGGAAGACCAGGCGTCACCGCCGATGTTGTAGTCACCGATGATGGCCACATCGTAGGGGCCGGGTTCGAAGGCCTTGTTGTCCGCCTTGTCCAGGACCCAGTCCCGCACCATGTCGTTGGCGATGTGGTGACCCAGGGATTGGGAAACCCCCCGGAAACCTTCGCAGCGCACGGGCACGATGGTCTTGTTGCTTTCCTTACCCTTACGCTTGGCCACCGCTTCGATGTCGTCACCGATCAGGCCGATGGGACATTCGGATTGGATGGAAATACCGTTGGACAGGGGGAAGAGCTGGTTGATTTCATCGATCACCTTGTCCAGCTTCTTGTCGCCGCCGAACACGATGTCCTTTTCCTGGAAGTCGGAGGTGACTTGCAGGACGATGAAGTTATCCACCCCGGTGGTGCCGGAGGCGTAATTGCGCCGGGTGCCCCAGGAATACTGGCCGCAACCCACGGGACCGTGGGAGATGTGCACCATATCCTTGATCGGGCCCCACACCACGCCCTTGGAACCGGCGTAGGCGCAGCCCCGGATGGTCATCACCCCGGGCAGGGACTTGATGTTGGATTTGACGCCGCAGTCGGGCTTGCCTTCCTCATAGACGTTGAGGTGCTTGGCCCGCTTTTTCGCCGCCTTTTCCGGGTAGGCTTCCAGGACTTCCTGGATCAGCGCTTGATTGCGCGTTTTATCGTCGAGTACCGCACTCATGTGATTCTCCTAAATGCTGTGTAGCCTGCGGGGGCGGCGCCAAGAGCCCGCCCCCCGGGGGATTAGGCGGCGCTCTTGGCCTTGCCGACGACGGATTCGTCGTCCCGTTGCATGATGCCGAATTCCAGCAGCAGGTCTTCCAGTTCGTCCATGGAGATGGGGGTGGGGATCACGCCGTTGCCCTTGTTGGCATGGACCTTCTGAGCCAGGGTCCGGTATTCGGCGGCCTGGGAGCATTCCGGGTCGTATTCCAGCACGGTCATACGGCGCAGTTCCGCGTGTTGCACCACGTTGTTACGGGGCACGAAGTGGATCAGTCTGGTGCCCAGCTTCTTGGCCAGAGCGTCCGCCAGTTCGTATTCCTTGTCGGTCTTACGTTCGTTGCAGATCAGACCGCCCAGCCGCACGCCACCGGCGTTGGCGTACTTCAGAATGCCCTTGGAAATGTTGTTGGCCGCGTACATGGCCATCATTTCCCCGGACATAACGATGTAGATTTCCTGGGCCTTGTTTTCCCGGATGGGCATGGCGAAACCGCCGCATACCACGTCACCCAGCACGTCGTAGGAGACGTAATCCACGCCTTCGTAGGCGCCGTTTTCTTCCAGGAAGTTGATGGCCGTGATCACGCCCCGACCAGCGCAGCCCACGCCAGGTTCCGGACCGCCAGATTCCACGCAGCGGATGTCCCGGTAACCCACCTTGAGCACGTCTTCCAGTTCCAGGTCTTCCACGGAACCGGCGTCAGCGGCCAGGGACAGCACCGTGTCCTGGGCCTTGGCGTGAAGAATCAGACGGGTGGAGTCGGCCTTGGGGTCGCAGCCGACGATGAGGATCTTTTGGCCCATTTCCGCCAGGGCCGCCAGGGTATTTTGGGAGGTGGTGGACTTACCGATGCCACCCTTGCCGTAGAAGGCGATTTGACGCAGGTCACTCATTTCATTCCCCTCGATGGTTGAAGTCACAAACTATTCCCGGCGGTGCCAGGCTCGACCTCCTTATCGCAAGGGCTGTGCCAACCCTAAAAACATTCATTACGTCATTGTTTTTATTGAATTAATTTAGATACCCCCAGGGTTTTTACACGTGTTGTGAAAACGACAATGGCCGAAATGCCATGTCGTAAAGACCGCATAGGCAACCCTGGTTTCCTTTGCGACAAAAGGCGCCAGGGCCCCATTCCCCACCTGAGGAATAAATGTTGCTTATGGAATGGCAATGGACGCCATTTCCCAATTTCCTGTCGGTCACAGCACCAACCTAGTGGGATTGCCCACCGGGCTGCTGGCCAGCGCCGCCTTTAACGACTATCCCCAGCCCCTGCACATTGCCGGGGTTCGGGAGACCAACCCGGCCCTCTTCCGTATGTTGGAAGACGCCACCTGTCGGGACGAGGGGGCAGAGGCTTTCGAGAAGTACATGATGGCGGTGTTCGGCATTCAACCCGCCGCCCCGGGCCGGCCCCTGGTGCCCCACCGCTTCCGCTCCAGCTACCGGCTCCTGCTCCAGGGCTGGGGCTTCGACGCCAACGGGCCCCAGGGGGCGGTGCTGAAAGGCTGGGTGGAAAGCCGCTTCGGTCTCATGCCCACCTTCCACAAGGAGGCCCTGGGCCACTACCCTTCCGCCGCCTGGATGGCCTATGTGGAAGAAAAGATGAATGGCCGCTATCACAACAATTCCATCCACCTCCAGCTGGACCTTTTGTATGAATTCGGCCAATGGATGATGGAGCACTACTGGCTGCCCGGGCGCCAGCACCTGACCCTTTACCGGGGCGTGAATGACCTGGAAGAACACCAGATCATTGAGCGGGTCAGCAAGCGGGAAGCCATCGTGCGCCAGAACAATCTGGTCTCCTTTTCCGAAAGCCGGGAGGTGGCGGATCAGTTTGGCGACACCATCCTGGAAGTCCAGGTGCCCCGGGTGAAGGTGCTGTTTTTCCACGGACTCCTCCCCGGAGCCTTTCTCAGCGGGGAAGGAGAACATCTGGTGCTGGGGGGGGATTACCGGGTGCGGATGACCTATTTTTAAAGGCGGCTCGGCCCAAACCGGACCGCTAAGGAGAAATGTCGTGTTTCTGACCAGTCGCCGGAAAAAGGCGGACGATCTGCTGCGCCGGGCCCGGGGCGCCTACCTGGCCTTTGCCTGCGGCGACGCCCTGGGGGCCACGGTGGAATTCCTCACCGCCGGGGAAATCCGCGCCCAATACGGGGTACACCGCCATCTGGTAGGAGGCGGCTGGCTGCGCCTGAAACCGGGCCAGATCACGGACGACACCCAGATGAGCCTGGCCCTGGGGGATGCCCTGGTGGAAAAAGGGGACTGGGATCTGCCCTGCATCGCCGACCACTTTCTCGCCTGGCTCAAAACCAAGCCCATCGACGTAGGCAACACCTGCCGTCGGGGCATTACCCGTTATATGCGCCACGGCACCCTGGAATCCCCCTACAGCGACGGGGATGCGGGCAACGGGGCGGCCATGCGCAATCTGCCCGTCATCCTGGCCAGCCTGGGGGACGATGATGCCTTTGCCCGCTGGACCCTGGCCCAGGCCCATTTCACCCACAACCATCCCCTGTCTGACCTGGCCACCCTGACCCTGGGCTGCATGACCCGGGCCCTGCTGCTCGGGGAAGGCAAGACTAAGGCCCGGTCCATTGCGGACGCCCTAGTGGCCGGGCACCGAAATTTCCGCTTCGATCCCTACCCCAAGCGCTGCACCGGCTATGTGGTGGATACCCTGCAAACCGTCTGCCATTGTTTCTTTAATACGGACAGCCTGGAAGAATGCCTGGTGGAAACGGTCAATCTGGGAGGGGATGCGGACACCAACGGGGCCATCGCCGGCATGCTGGCCGGGGCCTACTACGGGGAAGAAGCCCTGCCTTACCGCTGGATGCGGCGCCTGGACCGGCCGGTGCAGGCCCATATCGGCAGTCAGGTGGACGGACTGCTGGCCCTGGCCTGGTCCCGGGCCACCGGGCCGAAAAACAAGAGCTAAGGCCCCCCGGGAGCCGGGGTTAAGGCCGCCTAGGCCCGCCCCTGGCCCCTCCGCCCCATTCCCCGGCCCCCGGCCAATGGGGTATGGTTACGCTTATTTCATTTTTCCCCTCGCCCATGGCCCACGCCGACAACACCCAACACGAAGTCTTCAACCAGCTCGGGAAAATGACCCGAAACCTGCACAAAACCCTGGGCGACCTGGGGCAGGACAACACCCTGGAAAAGACCGTGGCCGAAATCCCGGATACCCGGGAGCGCCTCAACTACGTTTTGACCATGACCGAGCAGGCCGTATCCCGGGTGCTCAATGCGGTGGATGCCATCAGCCCCAGCCAGGATCAGATGCAGACCCGGCTGGCGGCCCTGGAAAAGGCCTGGGCCCAATGCGGCGACGGAGACCAGTTGCCGGCTCCCTGGCGGGATGCCCTGGCCCAGACCCGGGGCTTTTTTGCCCAATTGGACCAGGAAGCGGCCAACAACAAGGCCCAGCTCACGGAAATTGTCATGGCCCAGGAATTCCAGGATGTGACCGGCCAGGTCATCAAGAAAATTGTGGATCTGGCCCAGGACATGGAAAGCCAGCTACTGTCCATCCTGGCCCGCACGGCACCCAAGGATTTGGCCAAGCCCGCCAAGACGGAAACGGGAGCCAGCCCCCTGCTCAATGGCCCGGCCATGGCGTCGGAAAAGGAAACCCAGCAAGCCCTGGGCTCCCAGGCGGAGGTGGACAGTTTTCTCGACAGCCTGGGGTTTTAGGCTGTGCAGACGGAAGACCTGGAAAAGCTGGTACGCCTAGCCATGCCCTTCGGCAAGTACAAAGGGCGGGTCATCGCCGACCTGCCCGGCAATTACCTTAACTGGTTCGCCCGGGAAGGTTTTCCCCCCGGGGAAATCGGCCGACTTCTGGCCCTCATGCAGGAAATCGACCACAACGGCTTGAAATCCCTGCTCCTGCCCCTGCGCCGGGGCAGCTAGGGCCCTTCAGGCGATCTGGAAACAACTCCCCATTTCCCCGTCATCCCCCAGCCGGGCCAGTTCCCGGCGCACATGGCGACGCAGATCGCTCCCCGCCTCCACTCCATCCCGTAGCACCACTTCCCAGCCCTCGGCCCCGGGGTGGATGTCCGCCAGGGTTTCCGCCAGGATTTCCGGCACCCCGTCTTCCAGACCGTAATAGCGCTCGATCCACCGCAGGCGGTGAAACGGTAGGGCGGCCAGGCGTTCCGCCTGCTGGGCCAGGGCGGCGGCAATCACCCGGTCCATGGCCCAGGCCATGGACACCCCCGGGTTTTCCGGAAGCTCATGGCAAACCACCATCCAGCTGTCCGGCTCCATCCCGGGGATGAGGGAGAGGCCACACAGGCCCGGACGCCCCCGGCGGTCGCGAAAATGGACGAAATCCACGGACCGGGTCCTCAGCGGTCAGGCCAGGACCGCACTCAAACCGCTCACCACCTGATCCAGGGGCTGATCCACCACCCGAATGCCCTGCTCCCGAATAAAGCGCAGCTCGTTCTTGGTGAGCTCCCCTTCGGGCAGCACCGCGTAATGGGGCCCGGCGGAACGCTTCATCACCTGACGGGCGTAGCTACGGGACAGCTGATCCCGAAAACGGCAGCCGAGGAAGAGGAAACCACAGTGACTGCGCCGCTCCTGCACCGTGGTGGGGATAGGGGTCTGGATGTCGATTTCCGTCAGTACTTCGACAAAATCCGAATCGGAAATGATGAAATTACCTTCCGGCTGCACCGATCCCAGGGGCTTGTAGAGCACGGTATGACGGCTTTCCAGGGCGCTTTCCGGCAGGGTCGCCCCGTCCGGGCCATAGCACCGGTACCAGCTATCCCTTACCTCGGCCCGGCTCACCCCTTGGATCTGGCCCCAATCATCCCCACCCAAAACCGTGGGCAGGGCGCTGTCGTAATTGGTATCCACCATCAGGGGCGGCGCCAGACGGGCCAGCAACCGGTACAGCTCAGGGGGCTCCGCCGGGGTGGCGTAGGCTTCCAGCATGAGCTTTTTCAGGGTTTTACGGTGGCGGAAGTTCTCAATGTACTGGGCCGCCGCCGTGGGGTTACGCCGAATGCGGGAAGGCACCGTGGCCCGTTTGGAGAGAAAGGTGGCCAGGGCTTCCGGCGCAATGGGCAGGCTTTGGTTGTCCGGCGCCAGCAGCAGGGCCTCGGGCCCCAGGTAGGGGGCCAGGGCCCCACTTTTCAGGCCTTCGGCCAGCGTCGTCAGCAGGGCGTCGCTCATGGCGTTCCCCCTCAGGCTTCTTCTAGCTTACGGGCTTCCACGGTGACGGGCATCGGGGTGGTTTCCGCCATGTCCGGCAGAGCCAAACGCCAGCCGTTACCCAGGGTGATCACACCGCCCCAGAGGGTCGCCTTTTCCGTGGCCACCACGTCCTGTTCCAAATCCTTTTTGGGCACGTAAACCGACAGATTGCCGTTCTTATCCTTGCGCAGGGTGATTTTCACGATGCCCTCTCCTGTGATGTCCAACGATTCGATTTCGCGTCCCTTCATGCCGACCAGGCAACCCCGGTCCACAAAGTCCACGCCGTAGATGTAAAACTGTTGCAGGAAGGAGCCGATGCTGGCGACGTAGCCCACATCCCCCTTCTTCACCAGTACTTCGCCGATCTCCCGGCCCGGGTAGGTGCCATCGTTACGAATATGGCGCCGAGCCCGGACCTTTTCCCCGTAGGTGTAGGCGGGGGGACCGTCCAATTCCACGATATCGCTGTCCCGGGCAAACATGGGCTTACCCCTTGGTCTGGTTGCAGGTACCGGTGGGAGCGGCTTCCCGCTTCATGAAGGTCACTACGCCCACCCCGGGAGCACCGCCAGAAGTGGCGCCACAGCCGCAAACATGGGGGGCCGCCGGATTGTCGAAAACCAGTCCGCCGACGGTGGCGCTTTCCCGAAAATCAATGGTGCAGCCGGTGAGCAGGTTGCAGGATTCCGGGGTGAGAAAAAGCAGGGCGCCGTTTTGCTCGATGATGGTGTCCCCGGCCTGGGGCTGCTCTTCCACGGTAAAGGAAGAATCCAGGCCGGAACAGCCGCCGGGCTTCACCGTAAGGCGAAAGCCGGCGGCGGCGGAGCCTTCACCGAAACGCACCATCCGGCGCATGTATTTGGCCGCACGGGGTGTGATGGTTACGCACATGGCTCGCTCCTAGAAAAGGGCTTAGGCTTGGTAACGGGGCACGCTCTTGTCCACCACAATGCAGTCCGCCGGGCAGGCGGCCAGACATTGGGGATCGTCGTAGTGGCCGATGCACTCGGTGCACTTGTCGGCTTTGATGGCGAACAGGCCGTTCTTTTCGTAGATGGCGTCG
This sequence is a window from Azospira inquinata. Protein-coding genes within it:
- a CDS encoding 2Fe-2S iron-sulfur cluster-binding protein, with the protein product MPNVTFISPKLKKDVTVYAVTGSRGTLLQLAKDHKLPIDFECQEGNCGSCAVQVMPLGHKPPLATHLTEKEKVALVLAGKIKKSDLADLEVKDVAPVWRLACQYMLLDEDIAVKF
- the nifK gene encoding nitrogenase molybdenum-iron protein subunit beta, which translates into the protein MPQSADKVLDHNELFKQPEYQDLMARKKAFEEAPCADKVKETEAWTKSWEYREINFKREALTVNPAKACQPLGAVLCASGFEGTLPYVHGSQGCVAYFRSHFNRHFKEPSSCVSDSMTEDAAVFGGMNNMVDGLANAYALYKPKMIAVSTTCMAEVIGDDLDAFIKTAKQKGSIPEEFRVPFAHTPSFVGSHITGYDNMLKGMLTNLWAGQERKESNAINVNGGFDGYCVGNNREIKRMLSMMGVDFTLLSDPSDVFDTPADGEFRMYDGGTTIEAGKAAINAKATFLLQGFCTAKTGEFIKTAGQEVVALHNPIGVTATDAFLMEVSRVTGKPIPESLEKERGRLVDAIADSQAYLHGKTFSLFGDPDMVYGLVSFLLEVGAEPKHIVVTNSTKEFDAALNALLEASPFGKEAKLYAGKDLWHLRSLMATEPTDFLIGSSHGKFLERDTGVPLIRIGFPIFDRHHHHRFPIWGYQGGLNVLVKILDKIFDVLDQDTKGLSFDVVR
- the nifD gene encoding nitrogenase molybdenum-iron protein alpha chain, which gives rise to MSAVLDDKTRNQALIQEVLEAYPEKAAKKRAKHLNVYEEGKPDCGVKSNIKSLPGVMTIRGCAYAGSKGVVWGPIKDMVHISHGPVGCGQYSWGTRRNYASGTTGVDNFIVLQVTSDFQEKDIVFGGDKKLDKVIDEINQLFPLSNGISIQSECPIGLIGDDIEAVAKRKGKESNKTIVPVRCEGFRGVSQSLGHHIANDMVRDWVLDKADNKAFEPGPYDVAIIGDYNIGGDAWSSRILLEQLGLRVVAQWSGDGSLKEMEKTPKVKLNLLHCYRSMNYISRHMEEKYGIPWVEYNFFGPTKIAASLREIASHFDDKIKENAEKLIAQYQPLVDGVIAKYKPRLDGKKVMLYVGGLRPRHVVGAYEDLGMEVVGAGYEFAHGDDYQRTTHYVKDGTLIYDDVNGFELEKFVEKIRPDLVGSGVKEKYIFQKMGVPFRQMHSWDYSGPYHGYDGFAIFARDMDMAINSPVWSMTKAPWKK
- the nifH gene encoding nitrogenase iron protein, yielding MSDLRQIAFYGKGGIGKSTTSQNTLAALAEMGQKILIVGCDPKADSTRLILHAKAQDTVLSLAADAGSVEDLELEDVLKVGYRDIRCVESGGPEPGVGCAGRGVITAINFLEENGAYEGVDYVSYDVLGDVVCGGFAMPIRENKAQEIYIVMSGEMMAMYAANNISKGILKYANAGGVRLGGLICNERKTDKEYELADALAKKLGTRLIHFVPRNNVVQHAELRRMTVLEYDPECSQAAEYRTLAQKVHANKGNGVIPTPISMDELEDLLLEFGIMQRDDESVVGKAKSAA
- a CDS encoding NAD(+)--dinitrogen-reductase ADP-D-ribosyltransferase, whose translation is MDAISQFPVGHSTNLVGLPTGLLASAAFNDYPQPLHIAGVRETNPALFRMLEDATCRDEGAEAFEKYMMAVFGIQPAAPGRPLVPHRFRSSYRLLLQGWGFDANGPQGAVLKGWVESRFGLMPTFHKEALGHYPSAAWMAYVEEKMNGRYHNNSIHLQLDLLYEFGQWMMEHYWLPGRQHLTLYRGVNDLEEHQIIERVSKREAIVRQNNLVSFSESREVADQFGDTILEVQVPRVKVLFFHGLLPGAFLSGEGEHLVLGGDYRVRMTYF
- the draG gene encoding ADP-ribosyl-[dinitrogen reductase] hydrolase produces the protein MFLTSRRKKADDLLRRARGAYLAFACGDALGATVEFLTAGEIRAQYGVHRHLVGGGWLRLKPGQITDDTQMSLALGDALVEKGDWDLPCIADHFLAWLKTKPIDVGNTCRRGITRYMRHGTLESPYSDGDAGNGAAMRNLPVILASLGDDDAFARWTLAQAHFTHNHPLSDLATLTLGCMTRALLLGEGKTKARSIADALVAGHRNFRFDPYPKRCTGYVVDTLQTVCHCFFNTDSLEECLVETVNLGGDADTNGAIAGMLAGAYYGEEALPYRWMRRLDRPVQAHIGSQVDGLLALAWSRATGPKNKS
- a CDS encoding protein phosphatase CheZ: MAHADNTQHEVFNQLGKMTRNLHKTLGDLGQDNTLEKTVAEIPDTRERLNYVLTMTEQAVSRVLNAVDAISPSQDQMQTRLAALEKAWAQCGDGDQLPAPWRDALAQTRGFFAQLDQEAANNKAQLTEIVMAQEFQDVTGQVIKKIVDLAQDMESQLLSILARTAPKDLAKPAKTETGASPLLNGPAMASEKETQQALGSQAEVDSFLDSLGF
- a CDS encoding DUF3820 family protein, with protein sequence MQTEDLEKLVRLAMPFGKYKGRVIADLPGNYLNWFAREGFPPGEIGRLLALMQEIDHNGLKSLLLPLRRGS
- a CDS encoding SIR2 family NAD-dependent protein deacylase translates to MSDALLTTLAEGLKSGALAPYLGPEALLLAPDNQSLPIAPEALATFLSKRATVPSRIRRNPTAAAQYIENFRHRKTLKKLMLEAYATPAEPPELYRLLARLAPPLMVDTNYDSALPTVLGGDDWGQIQGVSRAEVRDSWYRCYGPDGATLPESALESRHTVLYKPLGSVQPEGNFIISDSDFVEVLTEIDIQTPIPTTVQERRSHCGFLFLGCRFRDQLSRSYARQVMKRSAGPHYAVLPEGELTKNELRFIREQGIRVVDQPLDQVVSGLSAVLA
- the nifT gene encoding putative nitrogen fixation protein NifT, which gives rise to MFARDSDIVELDGPPAYTYGEKVRARRHIRNDGTYPGREIGEVLVKKGDVGYVASIGSFLQQFYIYGVDFVDRGCLVGMKGREIESLDITGEGIVKITLRKDKNGNLSVYVPKKDLEQDVVATEKATLWGGVITLGNGWRLALPDMAETTPMPVTVEARKLEEA
- a CDS encoding HesB/IscA family protein encodes the protein MCVTITPRAAKYMRRMVRFGEGSAAAGFRLTVKPGGCSGLDSSFTVEEQPQAGDTIIEQNGALLFLTPESCNLLTGCTIDFRESATVGGLVFDNPAAPHVCGCGATSGGAPGVGVVTFMKREAAPTGTCNQTKG
- a CDS encoding 4Fe-4S binding protein, producing MAYKINASACTACAACESECPNDAIYEKNGLFAIKADKCTECIGHYDDPQCLAACPADCIVVDKSVPRYQA